The sequence below is a genomic window from Kitasatospora kifunensis.
TCTGGACCCTGCTGCTCGTCTTCGTGGTGACGGCCGCGCTGGGCGCGCTGCTCTCGCTGCTGACCAAGAACAACTTCGGCGATTTCCGCAGAGACGTCAACACCCCCTTCGACGCGACCGCGACCAGCTTCTCCGGCATCGTGCTCGGCGAGATCGCGATGATCGTCTTCGGCGTGCTGGCGGTCGGCAACGAGTACAGCAGCGGGATGATCCGGGCCTCGCTGGCCGCCGTGCCACAGCGCGGCACCCTGCTGACCGGCAAGATGGTGGTGGTCGGGGTGCTGGCCCTGCTGATCTCGCTGCTGACCGCGTTCATCACGTTCTTCCTCGGCCAGTGGCTGCTCGGCGACCACCACACCACGATCGGCGCGCCCCACGTGCTGCGCGCGGTCTTCGGTGCGGCGATCTACCTGACCCTGCTCTGCCTCTTCGCGGCCGGGGTGACGGCGATGCTGCACAACCAGACGCTCGCGCTGGGCGTGCTGGTCCCGTTCTTCTTCCTGCTCTCGCCGATCCTCTCGGCGGTGCCCAAGGTGAAGAACGTGGCGCACTACTTCCCGGACTTCGCCGGGCGGCAGATGCTGACGGTCTTTCCGACCCCGGAGGCGCCCTACGGCTGGGTGGCCGGCTTCGCGATCTGCGGGGGCTG
It includes:
- a CDS encoding ABC transporter permease subunit, which codes for MASFPAILRSEWTKIRTVRSTVWTLLLVFVVTAALGALLSLLTKNNFGDFRRDVNTPFDATATSFSGIVLGEIAMIVFGVLAVGNEYSSGMIRASLAAVPQRGTLLTGKMVVVGVLALLISLLTAFITFFLGQWLLGDHHTTIGAPHVLRAVFGAAIYLTLLCLFAAGVTAMLHNQTLALGVLVPFFFLLSPILSAVPKVKNVAHYFPDFAGRQMLTVFPTPEAPYGWVAGFAICGGWTLAALVGGAAVLKARDA